In Thermomonas paludicola, the following are encoded in one genomic region:
- a CDS encoding DNA methyltransferase, giving the protein MPLSLNEIRERARAFAKEWAGETSERAEAQSFWNDFFNVFGVKRRSVAIYEQKAKRFSGSQHGRIDVFWPRVMLAEHKSAGVDLDAAYEQATDYFAGLTENERPQYILVSDFRSFRLYDLEGDTMPVAFALAELHKQIGRFGFISGYQTRSYKEEDPVNVQAAERMGRLHDALKAAGYDGHALELLLVRLLFCLFADDTGIFPRQSFHELIAQRTSEDGADLGLWVGRIFQVLNTPPEKRQTTLDEQLAELPYVNGRLFEEVLPLADFNAQMRGLLLDASLLDWSRISPAIFGSMFQSVMDAKARRNLGAHYTSEKNILKLIGPLFLDGLKAELDKAGNDTRKLAQLHSKLATLTFLDPACGCGNFLVIAYRELRALELEVLTRQFATQQSVLAHVQDHVLVDVDQFHGIEIEEFPAQIAQVAMWLMDHQMNLRVSEQFGENVVRLPLKKSATIVHGNALRIDWNAVVPAEKLHYILGNPPFIGHQWRNAEQMADMERIWGNDGRFGRLDYVTAWYRLATDYMRTALDRHSREGGNPALENKRQNQTLDPRLRGDDGIKAAFVSTNSICQGEQVGILWGNLLARGVHLHFGHRTFQWTNEARANAAVHCVIVGFGLHDVPEKWVFEYETPKSEALAIRVDNVNPYLVGGPNVLLPSRTKPQPGMPEMCKGSQPTDGGHLILTDDEKRVLLAEESAAEKFIRRYIGGDELINGGVRWCLWLKHASPSELAALPKVRERVAKVRDARLKSPTKQVRDYAEMPTLFTQDRQPESTFMALSEVSSESRRYMPVGFFKSDVVPANTVQIVVGATVFHFGIISSRMHSAWTGVVAGRLESRIRYTPSVYNNFPWPEPLDDKARAAIEAAAQTVLDARAQFPDATLADLYDPLTMPPALVKAHAALDKAVDAAYLAAEKAAARKPPRLDTDAERVAFLFQRYQALTSLLPATIRPLTSSGSSARNRLPG; this is encoded by the coding sequence ATGCCGCTGAGTCTCAATGAAATCCGCGAGCGCGCGCGCGCGTTTGCCAAGGAGTGGGCCGGGGAAACCAGCGAGCGCGCCGAGGCGCAGAGCTTCTGGAACGACTTTTTCAACGTGTTTGGCGTGAAACGCCGCAGCGTGGCGATCTACGAGCAGAAGGCAAAGCGTTTTTCCGGCAGCCAGCATGGCCGCATTGACGTGTTCTGGCCCAGGGTCATGCTGGCCGAGCACAAGAGTGCAGGCGTCGATCTGGATGCCGCATACGAACAAGCGACCGACTATTTCGCCGGCCTGACCGAAAACGAACGGCCCCAATACATTCTCGTTTCCGATTTCCGCAGCTTCCGCCTGTACGACCTCGAAGGCGACACGATGCCGGTGGCATTTGCGCTGGCCGAGCTGCACAAGCAGATCGGGCGCTTCGGCTTCATCAGCGGCTACCAGACCCGCAGCTACAAGGAAGAAGACCCGGTCAACGTGCAGGCCGCCGAGCGCATGGGCCGGCTGCACGATGCGCTGAAGGCGGCGGGCTACGACGGCCACGCGCTGGAACTGCTGCTGGTGCGGCTGCTGTTCTGCCTGTTCGCCGACGACACCGGCATCTTCCCGCGGCAGAGCTTCCACGAGCTCATTGCCCAGCGCACCAGCGAGGACGGCGCCGACCTCGGGCTGTGGGTGGGGCGCATCTTCCAGGTGCTCAACACGCCGCCGGAGAAGCGCCAAACCACGCTGGACGAGCAGCTGGCGGAGCTGCCCTACGTCAACGGCCGGCTGTTCGAGGAGGTGCTTCCGCTGGCGGACTTCAACGCGCAGATGCGCGGCCTGCTGCTGGACGCAAGCCTGCTGGACTGGAGCCGCATCAGCCCGGCCATCTTCGGCTCCATGTTCCAGTCGGTGATGGACGCCAAGGCCCGCCGCAACCTGGGCGCGCACTACACCAGCGAAAAGAACATCCTGAAACTCATCGGCCCGCTGTTCCTGGACGGCCTGAAGGCCGAACTGGACAAGGCCGGCAACGACACACGCAAGCTGGCGCAGCTGCACAGCAAGCTGGCCACGCTGACCTTCCTCGACCCGGCCTGCGGCTGCGGCAACTTTTTGGTGATCGCCTACCGCGAGCTGCGCGCGCTGGAGCTGGAAGTGCTGACGCGCCAGTTCGCCACCCAGCAGTCGGTGCTGGCGCACGTGCAGGACCATGTGCTGGTGGACGTGGACCAGTTCCACGGCATCGAGATCGAGGAGTTCCCGGCGCAGATCGCGCAGGTGGCGATGTGGCTGATGGACCACCAGATGAACCTGCGCGTGTCCGAGCAGTTCGGCGAGAACGTGGTGCGCCTGCCGCTGAAGAAGTCCGCCACCATCGTGCATGGCAACGCGCTGCGGATCGACTGGAACGCGGTGGTGCCGGCGGAGAAGCTGCACTACATCCTGGGGAATCCGCCGTTCATTGGGCATCAGTGGCGCAATGCCGAACAGATGGCCGACATGGAGCGCATCTGGGGCAACGACGGTCGCTTCGGACGGTTGGACTACGTGACAGCGTGGTACCGGCTGGCGACGGACTACATGAGGACGGCTCTTGATCGTCATTCCCGCGAAGGCGGGAATCCAGCTCTTGAAAACAAACGCCAGAATCAAACGCTGGATCCCCGCCTTCGCGGGGATGACGGCATCAAGGCTGCCTTCGTCTCCACCAACTCCATCTGCCAGGGCGAGCAGGTCGGAATCTTGTGGGGCAACCTGCTGGCGCGTGGTGTGCATCTGCATTTCGGTCATCGCACGTTCCAGTGGACGAATGAGGCGCGAGCGAACGCGGCAGTGCACTGCGTCATCGTCGGTTTCGGCCTGCACGACGTTCCCGAAAAGTGGGTGTTCGAGTACGAGACGCCGAAATCGGAAGCGTTGGCGATCCGTGTGGACAACGTGAATCCGTATCTGGTCGGCGGGCCCAACGTGCTCTTGCCGTCACGAACCAAGCCGCAGCCGGGCATGCCGGAGATGTGCAAGGGTAGCCAGCCGACCGATGGCGGGCATCTGATCCTGACCGACGATGAAAAACGCGTGCTGCTGGCAGAAGAGTCCGCAGCGGAGAAGTTCATCCGACGTTACATCGGCGGAGATGAGTTGATCAACGGTGGCGTGCGTTGGTGTCTGTGGCTGAAGCACGCCAGTCCATCCGAGCTTGCGGCATTGCCGAAGGTGCGCGAGCGCGTCGCCAAAGTTCGCGACGCGCGCCTGAAAAGCCCTACGAAGCAAGTTCGCGACTATGCGGAGATGCCGACGTTGTTTACGCAGGATCGGCAGCCGGAAAGCACGTTTATGGCGCTTTCAGAGGTCTCATCCGAGAGCAGGCGCTACATGCCTGTTGGGTTTTTCAAAAGCGATGTGGTGCCGGCGAATACAGTGCAAATTGTGGTCGGCGCGACCGTTTTCCATTTCGGAATTATCAGCTCACGCATGCACTCCGCATGGACCGGGGTGGTCGCTGGCCGGCTTGAGAGTCGAATTCGTTACACACCATCTGTCTACAACAACTTCCCCTGGCCCGAGCCGCTCGATGACAAGGCCCGCGCCGCCATCGAAGCCGCCGCCCAAACCGTCCTCGACGCACGCGCGCAGTTCCCTGACGCAACGCTTGCCGACCTCTACGACCCGCTGACCATGCCGCCCGCGCTGGTCAAGGCCCACGCCGCGCTGGACAAGGCCGTGGACGCCGCCTACCTGGCCGCCGAAAAAGCCGCCGCCCGCAAACCGCCCAGACTGGACACCGACGCCGAGCGCGTGGCCTTCCTGTTCCAGCGCTACCAGGCGTTGACCAGCCTGCTGCCGGCCACCATTCGGCCGCTTACAAGTTCTGGTAGTTCGGCCCGGAACCGCCTTCCGGGGTGA
- a CDS encoding electron transfer flavoprotein-ubiquinone oxidoreductase, whose amino-acid sequence MSQATPDTIERDVMEYDVVTVGAGPAGLALAIRLKQLDPGISVCVIEKASTIGAQILSGAVIETGPLDALLPDWRKNPPPICIDAADDEFWLLDKTGGRKLPVPPGMHNKGNVIVSLGAMCAWMAPQAEALGVEIYPGFAAAETLHDAAGKVIGVRIGDMGVAKDGSHKPGYTAGIDIHAKVTVLAEGARGHLTKRLIERFKLDADCDPQGYSIGIKELWQVPEERVSPGKIVHSFGWPADTRTYGGSFMYHLDKGRIAIGYVSGLDYSDPGYKPWEAFQQWKNHPMVKPLLEGGSILSAGARAIVTGGYQSLPKCEMPGALLIGDTAGLLNVPKVKGTHQAIRSAMLAAEHLAGSRLAAEGFDAKLRASDAMAELKKVRNIKPAFKKGLWFGMLNAAWETVTGGLSPWTLKNKPDWSSLHKLGEYQEPARDYVERTLAPRDRLAAVYYAATEHDEDQPVHLQVADTDICAGRCVVEYDNPCTRFCPAGVYEMVADDSAPHGKRLQINSANCVHCKTCDIKDPYEIITWVTPEGGSGPNYQNL is encoded by the coding sequence ATGAGCCAAGCCACCCCCGACACCATCGAGCGCGACGTGATGGAGTACGACGTCGTCACCGTCGGTGCAGGCCCGGCAGGTCTTGCGCTGGCGATCCGGCTCAAGCAGCTCGACCCCGGTATTTCGGTGTGCGTGATCGAAAAAGCATCGACCATCGGCGCACAGATCCTGTCCGGCGCGGTCATCGAGACCGGCCCGCTGGACGCACTGCTGCCCGACTGGCGCAAGAACCCGCCGCCGATCTGCATCGATGCCGCCGACGATGAGTTCTGGCTGCTCGACAAGACCGGCGGGCGCAAGCTTCCGGTGCCCCCGGGGATGCACAACAAGGGCAACGTGATCGTCAGCCTCGGCGCGATGTGTGCGTGGATGGCGCCGCAGGCCGAGGCGCTGGGCGTCGAAATCTATCCCGGTTTCGCCGCCGCCGAAACCCTGCACGACGCCGCCGGCAAGGTCATCGGCGTGCGCATCGGCGACATGGGCGTGGCCAAGGACGGGTCGCACAAGCCGGGCTACACCGCCGGGATCGACATCCACGCCAAGGTCACCGTGCTCGCCGAGGGTGCGCGCGGGCATTTGACCAAGCGCCTGATCGAGCGCTTCAAGCTGGATGCCGACTGCGACCCGCAGGGTTATTCGATCGGCATCAAGGAACTGTGGCAGGTGCCGGAGGAGCGCGTCAGCCCCGGCAAGATCGTGCACAGCTTCGGCTGGCCGGCCGACACCCGCACCTATGGCGGCAGCTTCATGTACCACCTGGACAAGGGCCGCATCGCCATCGGCTACGTCAGCGGGCTGGATTACAGCGATCCCGGATACAAGCCGTGGGAAGCCTTCCAGCAGTGGAAGAACCACCCGATGGTCAAGCCGCTGCTGGAAGGCGGCAGCATCCTGTCGGCCGGCGCGCGGGCGATTGTCACCGGCGGCTATCAGTCGCTGCCGAAGTGCGAGATGCCCGGCGCGCTGTTGATCGGCGACACCGCCGGCCTGCTCAACGTGCCGAAGGTGAAGGGCACCCACCAGGCAATCCGCAGCGCCATGCTGGCCGCCGAACACCTGGCCGGTTCGCGGCTCGCGGCGGAAGGCTTCGATGCCAAGCTGCGCGCCTCCGACGCGATGGCCGAGCTGAAGAAAGTGCGCAACATCAAGCCCGCCTTCAAGAAGGGCCTGTGGTTCGGCATGCTCAACGCGGCCTGGGAAACGGTGACCGGCGGCCTGTCGCCGTGGACGCTGAAGAACAAGCCGGACTGGTCATCCCTGCACAAGCTTGGCGAGTACCAGGAACCGGCGCGCGATTACGTGGAACGCACGCTGGCACCGCGCGACCGCCTGGCCGCCGTGTACTACGCCGCCACCGAACACGACGAAGACCAGCCCGTGCACTTGCAAGTGGCCGACACCGACATCTGCGCCGGCCGCTGCGTGGTGGAATACGACAACCCCTGCACCCGCTTCTGCCCTGCCGGCGTGTACGAGATGGTGGCCGACGACAGCGCCCCGCACGGCAAGCGCCTGCAGATCAATTCCGCCAACTGCGTGCATTGCAAGACCTGCGACATCAAGGACCCGTACGAGATCATCACCTGGGTCACCCCGGAAGGCGGTTCCGGGCCGAACTACCAGAACTTGTAA
- a CDS encoding ABC-type transport auxiliary lipoprotein family protein, with product MTPFPRLAPLLLTGALLLVGGCSIIGGPRQPSTLYAPEPRIQPDPAWPAASWSLSLAHNSEPRMMDSGRIVVSPVAGELQVYRGAGWVRAPGLMVEDAVLQTLEDSGKLPAVARQGSGIAADYRLWLEVRQFKADYAGGTLPTAVIEVNAKLLHLQDATIIGNRTFRQEQPAATAEVPQVADAFALALGAIGRDLAGWALQTGQAHETLPHR from the coding sequence ATGACGCCTTTCCCGCGACTTGCCCCGCTGCTGCTGACCGGGGCGCTGCTGCTGGTCGGCGGCTGCAGCATCATCGGCGGCCCCAGGCAGCCGTCCACCCTGTATGCGCCGGAGCCGCGCATCCAGCCTGACCCGGCCTGGCCGGCGGCAAGCTGGTCGCTGTCGCTGGCGCACAACAGCGAGCCCCGCATGATGGACAGCGGGCGCATCGTGGTCAGCCCGGTTGCCGGCGAACTGCAGGTGTATCGCGGCGCCGGCTGGGTGCGCGCACCCGGCCTGATGGTGGAAGACGCCGTCCTGCAAACGCTGGAAGACAGCGGCAAGCTCCCCGCCGTGGCCCGCCAGGGCAGCGGCATCGCGGCCGACTACCGGCTGTGGCTGGAGGTTCGGCAGTTCAAGGCGGACTATGCCGGCGGCACGCTGCCGACGGCGGTGATCGAGGTCAATGCCAAGCTGCTGCACCTGCAGGATGCAACCATCATCGGCAACCGCACCTTCCGCCAGGAACAGCCCGCCGCCACGGCCGAGGTGCCGCAGGTGGCCGACGCCTTCGCCCTGGCGCTGGGCGCCATCGGCCGCGATCTCGCCGGCTGGGCTCTGCAAACCGGGCAAGCGCACGAGACGCTGCCGCATCGATGA
- a CDS encoding MlaD family protein: METRANYVLIGAFTLVVTLLLLLFTLWASRFSASRDWRQYKVVFSEPVTGLTEGGSVQYNGLGVGTVEDLSLDEHDARKVIALLKLKSSTPVKADTRAKLSQQGITGTPFIQLTGGSPDAPALQPPADGGPPIIRTEPSALQNIADTANRLVARLDILLSEDNVRSITTTLANLEQTTNSIAGQRKDIAQLIVNARDAAAAMKTTLDSANGTIHGIDDNLVKRLPGMLDKLDATVAKLDSVAGNANSLLAENRPAIRSFTRDSLSQVEPTLIELRTLVRDLHAISNRLEDNPARYILGRDAPKEFDPK; encoded by the coding sequence ATGGAGACGCGTGCCAACTACGTGCTGATCGGCGCATTCACCCTGGTGGTGACACTGCTCCTGCTGCTGTTCACGCTATGGGCCAGCCGATTCTCCGCGTCGCGCGACTGGCGCCAGTACAAGGTCGTGTTCAGCGAGCCGGTCACCGGCCTGACCGAAGGCGGCAGCGTGCAATACAACGGCCTGGGCGTGGGCACGGTGGAAGACCTGAGCCTGGACGAACACGATGCGCGCAAGGTGATCGCGCTGCTGAAGCTGAAGTCCAGCACCCCGGTCAAGGCCGACACGCGGGCCAAGCTGTCGCAGCAGGGCATCACCGGCACGCCGTTCATCCAGCTCACCGGCGGCAGCCCCGACGCGCCCGCGCTGCAGCCGCCGGCCGACGGTGGCCCGCCAATCATCCGCACCGAACCGTCGGCGCTGCAGAACATCGCCGACACCGCCAATCGGCTGGTGGCGCGGCTGGACATATTGCTCAGCGAAGACAACGTCCGCAGCATCACCACCACGCTGGCCAACCTGGAGCAGACCACCAACAGCATCGCCGGCCAGCGCAAGGACATCGCCCAGCTGATCGTCAATGCACGCGACGCCGCCGCCGCCATGAAGACCACCCTGGACAGCGCCAACGGCACCATCCACGGCATCGACGACAACCTCGTGAAGCGATTGCCGGGGATGCTGGACAAGCTGGATGCCACCGTCGCCAAACTGGATTCGGTCGCCGGCAACGCCAACTCGCTGCTGGCCGAAAACCGGCCGGCCATCAGGAGCTTCACCCGCGACAGCCTGAGTCAGGTGGAGCCGACCCTGATCGAACTGCGCACCCTGGTGCGCGACCTGCACGCGATCAGCAACCGCCTTGAAGACAACCCCGCGCGCTACATCCTGGGCCGCGATGCGCCAAAGGAGTTCGACCCCAAATGA
- a CDS encoding ABC transporter ATP-binding protein: MAIATAMRTLDGVAIGDAPFIRVRGLVNRFGDQVVHDGVNLDVHRGEILGVVGGSGSGKSVLMRSILGLRRPQAGRIHVLGVDAMVDDAATRRHIERNSGVLFQDGALFSSLTVGENVQVPLKEYYPGLSDSLRYELALLKIKLTGLPANALDKLPSQLSGGMRKRAGLARALALDPPLLFLDEPTAGLDPIGAAAFDELILTLRNALGLTVFLITHDLDTLYAICDRVAVLADRTIIAAAPLAELEQLDHPWVQEYFNGPRGRAARTSVEGND, from the coding sequence ATGGCCATCGCAACCGCCATGCGCACCCTGGACGGCGTCGCCATCGGCGATGCGCCGTTCATCCGCGTGCGCGGGCTGGTGAACCGCTTTGGCGACCAGGTGGTGCACGACGGCGTGAACCTGGACGTGCACCGCGGCGAGATCCTCGGCGTGGTGGGCGGCTCCGGCTCCGGAAAATCGGTGCTGATGCGTTCGATCCTGGGCCTGCGCCGGCCACAGGCCGGGCGCATCCACGTGCTGGGCGTGGATGCGATGGTGGACGATGCCGCCACTCGCCGTCACATCGAACGCAACAGCGGGGTGCTGTTCCAGGACGGCGCGCTGTTTTCCTCGCTGACCGTCGGCGAGAACGTGCAGGTGCCGCTCAAGGAGTATTACCCCGGGCTGTCCGATTCGCTGCGTTACGAACTGGCGCTGCTGAAGATCAAGCTGACCGGGCTGCCGGCCAACGCACTCGACAAACTGCCATCGCAGCTGTCCGGCGGCATGCGCAAGCGCGCCGGGCTGGCGCGCGCGCTGGCGCTGGACCCGCCACTGCTGTTCCTCGACGAACCCACCGCCGGGCTCGACCCGATCGGCGCGGCGGCGTTCGACGAGCTGATCCTGACCCTGCGCAATGCGCTGGGCCTGACCGTGTTCCTGATCACCCACGACCTGGACACGCTGTACGCCATCTGCGACCGGGTGGCGGTACTGGCCGACCGCACGATCATCGCGGCGGCGCCGCTGGCCGAGCTGGAACAGCTGGACCACCCGTGGGTGCAGGAATACTTCAATGGGCCGCGCGGACGGGCAGCGCGCACCTCGGTGGAAGGAAACGACTGA
- a CDS encoding MlaE family ABC transporter permease: MTQANDQYAPTASVADGDAGTLCLHGRWTLRFADAIGEALRRAPAAATIDARDCERLDTLGVLQLMRHAERLDMDFSAFRFRDDQMPLVAAIEDIRDDRPVREREYGVRAMLERVGFRVVENYRETMALVSFFGEVQLKILRLFKQPSRFRLTATVHHMEEIGLDAVPLVALLSFMVGAVIAFLGAMVLADFGATIYVVELVSAAFLREFGVLMTAILLAGRTASAFTAQIGMMVNREEIDAIRVLGMDPVDLLVIPRVLALLAMLPLLTFISMIAGLLGGMAVGAFSLDIPAVAYLARMHEMMEMRHFVVGMVKAPVFALVIGLIGCLEGLQVKGTAQSLGERTTSSVVQAISMVIVIDAFAALWFMQMDY, from the coding sequence ATGACCCAGGCCAACGACCAATACGCCCCCACCGCGAGCGTCGCCGACGGCGATGCGGGCACGTTGTGCCTGCACGGCCGCTGGACGCTGCGCTTCGCCGATGCCATTGGCGAAGCCCTGCGCCGCGCGCCTGCCGCCGCGACCATCGATGCGCGCGACTGCGAGCGGCTGGATACGCTCGGCGTGCTGCAGCTGATGCGCCACGCCGAGCGCCTGGACATGGATTTCTCGGCATTCCGCTTCCGCGACGACCAGATGCCGCTGGTCGCGGCCATCGAGGACATTCGCGACGACCGCCCGGTGCGCGAGCGCGAATACGGCGTGCGCGCGATGCTGGAGCGGGTCGGCTTCCGCGTGGTTGAGAACTATCGCGAAACCATGGCACTGGTCAGTTTCTTCGGCGAAGTCCAGCTGAAGATACTGCGCCTGTTCAAGCAGCCCAGCCGATTCCGGCTCACCGCCACCGTGCACCACATGGAGGAAATCGGGCTGGATGCGGTGCCGCTGGTGGCGCTGCTGTCGTTCATGGTGGGCGCGGTGATCGCATTCCTCGGGGCGATGGTGCTGGCCGATTTCGGCGCCACCATCTACGTGGTGGAACTGGTCAGCGCCGCGTTCCTGCGCGAATTCGGCGTGCTGATGACCGCCATCCTGCTGGCCGGCCGCACCGCCAGCGCCTTCACCGCGCAGATCGGCATGATGGTCAACCGCGAGGAGATCGATGCCATCCGCGTGCTGGGCATGGACCCGGTGGACCTGCTGGTCATCCCGCGCGTGCTCGCGCTGCTGGCGATGCTGCCGCTGCTCACCTTCATTTCGATGATCGCGGGCCTACTGGGCGGCATGGCGGTGGGCGCGTTCAGCCTCGACATCCCCGCGGTTGCCTATCTGGCGCGCATGCACGAAATGATGGAAATGCGGCATTTCGTGGTGGGCATGGTCAAGGCGCCGGTGTTCGCGCTGGTGATCGGCCTGATCGGCTGCCTGGAAGGCTTGCAGGTGAAAGGCACCGCGCAATCGCTTGGCGAGCGCACCACCTCCAGCGTGGTGCAGGCCATTTCGATGGTGATCGTGATCGACGCTTTCGCCGCCCTGTGGTTCATGCAGATGGATTACTGA
- a CDS encoding threonine/serine ThrE exporter family protein has product MPNRDANTDATYTERIAFVAELARHLHAYGTTSQRLEAALELVAKRLGLACEPWSNPTGIILTFSDPTRPVGESDTTRLIRPGLGDTNLRKLCDADQIAEDVISGRMDIPAGRAALRALERPPGPRGRAMLALAFALASAAVAGLLRLPWLDIATAGTIGLLIGLLVLAAQSRPRLHEGFEALSGLLAGSVTILVSSLVGPLNLNTVIIASLIVLLPGMTLALATNELTSRHLVSGTARFAGALMTIVNLTIGTAIALAAAGLLGIEPQVRAWRPQPEWVVWGAVVVAAYAFAVLFQAHRRDYLLVMIAAASGYVISRFGGEWLGAPAGVFLAALLTTAAGNLYARTANRPGALVRLPGIIMLVPGSVALRGVISLVQSQNIDAGQDAALAALNTLMALLAGLVFGNLLVSARRNL; this is encoded by the coding sequence ATGCCCAACCGCGATGCCAACACCGACGCCACCTACACCGAGCGCATCGCCTTCGTGGCCGAATTGGCGCGCCACCTGCATGCCTATGGCACCACCTCGCAGCGGCTGGAGGCCGCGCTGGAGCTGGTGGCCAAGCGCCTGGGGCTGGCCTGCGAGCCGTGGTCCAACCCGACCGGGATCATCCTGACGTTCAGCGATCCCACGCGCCCGGTGGGCGAGTCGGACACCACCCGGCTGATCCGGCCGGGCCTGGGCGACACCAATCTGCGCAAGCTGTGCGATGCCGACCAGATTGCCGAAGACGTGATTTCCGGGCGCATGGACATTCCTGCCGGGCGCGCCGCGCTGCGCGCGCTGGAACGCCCGCCCGGGCCGCGCGGGCGGGCGATGCTGGCGCTGGCGTTTGCGCTGGCGTCGGCGGCGGTGGCGGGGTTGCTGCGCCTGCCCTGGCTGGACATTGCCACCGCCGGGACGATTGGCCTGTTGATTGGCCTGCTGGTCCTGGCCGCGCAATCGCGGCCGCGCCTGCATGAGGGGTTCGAGGCGCTGTCGGGGCTGCTGGCCGGCAGCGTGACGATTCTGGTCAGCAGCCTGGTCGGGCCGTTGAATCTCAATACGGTGATCATCGCCTCGCTGATCGTGCTGCTGCCCGGCATGACGCTGGCGCTGGCAACCAACGAGCTGACCAGCCGCCATTTGGTGTCGGGCACGGCGCGTTTCGCGGGCGCGCTGATGACCATCGTGAATCTGACCATCGGGACCGCCATTGCACTGGCCGCCGCCGGGCTGCTGGGCATCGAGCCGCAGGTTCGCGCCTGGCGGCCGCAGCCCGAATGGGTGGTGTGGGGCGCGGTGGTGGTGGCCGCCTATGCGTTTGCCGTGCTGTTCCAGGCGCATCGCCGCGATTATCTGCTGGTGATGATTGCAGCCGCCAGCGGTTATGTGATTTCACGGTTCGGCGGGGAGTGGCTGGGGGCGCCGGCGGGCGTGTTCCTGGCGGCGCTGCTGACGACCGCGGCCGGCAATCTGTATGCGCGCACCGCCAACCGGCCGGGCGCGCTGGTTCGCTTGCCCGGCATCATCATGCTGGTGCCGGGCAGCGTTGCGCTGCGCGGGGTGATCTCGCTGGTGCAATCGCAGAATATCGATGCGGGCCAGGATGCGGCGCTGGCGGCGCTGAATACCCTGATGGCCCTGCTGGCGGGATTGGTATTCGGCAACTTGCTGGTCAGCGCCCGCCGCAATCTCTGA
- a CDS encoding H-NS family nucleoid-associated regulatory protein yields the protein MDISFLLDIVNPPVYDPRVQRTGYFLHPNNKKPTMTVNIESLNPQELAALIKRANSRRKVLSKRKPAAQAKAAVAKALKATGWTFEELFGKPGAHAAAPSPKKARKVAKGRRGAKVAPKYRDPANEKNVWSGRGRQPLWLAAEIAKGGTLESFLIK from the coding sequence ATGGATATATCCTTCCTGCTGGATATTGTTAATCCACCGGTATATGATCCGCGCGTCCAAAGGACTGGATATTTCCTTCATCCCAACAATAAGAAGCCAACCATGACCGTGAATATCGAAAGCCTCAATCCTCAGGAACTTGCCGCACTGATCAAGCGCGCCAACAGCCGCCGCAAGGTGCTGTCGAAGCGCAAGCCGGCTGCACAGGCCAAGGCGGCCGTCGCAAAGGCGCTGAAAGCAACCGGCTGGACCTTCGAGGAACTGTTCGGCAAACCCGGCGCCCATGCCGCTGCGCCGTCGCCGAAGAAGGCCCGCAAGGTCGCCAAGGGTCGCCGCGGCGCCAAAGTGGCGCCGAAATACCGCGATCCCGCCAATGAAAAGAACGTCTGGTCCGGCCGTGGCCGTCAGCCGCTGTGGCTGGCCGCGGAAATCGCCAAGGGCGGCACGCTGGAAAGCTTCCTGATCAAGTGA